In the genome of Ignavibacteriales bacterium, one region contains:
- a CDS encoding tetratricopeptide repeat protein, with product MKITSILSVCLLTFLVFSSVSLAQEMKPEAGKLYNAGNDMLKAGNYNGAIDSYDKALQIEKDYRIYYQKGQAQKKAGSLDAAKSSFEESIKLKSDFEAGYNALGGVYFSLGNFEAAIKNFEKVMEISKDNKTKNKVKTNLSLAYSKMGTTAMSDGNVNKAVEYLQKAVTMNNYDAAYLSLAKLYSETGDWDKSISAAENALKYKSGIPKGGPYFYMGISYKGKGDITKAKEMFTLAKSDATYKKTAEYELSILN from the coding sequence ATGAAAATAACATCAATATTATCTGTTTGTCTGCTAACCTTTCTGGTATTTTCTTCTGTTTCGTTAGCCCAGGAAATGAAACCGGAAGCAGGAAAGTTATATAATGCGGGCAATGATATGTTGAAAGCGGGCAACTATAATGGCGCAATCGATAGTTATGATAAAGCTCTCCAGATTGAAAAGGATTACAGAATTTACTATCAGAAAGGTCAGGCTCAAAAGAAAGCCGGCAGCCTTGATGCCGCAAAATCTTCATTTGAAGAAAGTATTAAACTTAAATCTGATTTTGAAGCAGGATACAACGCTCTTGGTGGTGTTTATTTTTCGTTAGGCAACTTTGAAGCAGCCATAAAGAATTTTGAAAAGGTTATGGAAATTTCAAAGGACAATAAAACAAAAAATAAAGTTAAGACTAATCTCTCACTAGCTTATTCTAAAATGGGAACCACGGCAATGTCCGATGGGAATGTAAATAAGGCTGTGGAGTATTTACAAAAAGCAGTTACAATGAATAACTATGATGCTGCTTATCTTTCATTAGCGAAACTATATTCAGAAACAGGCGACTGGGATAAATCAATTTCAGCGGCTGAGAACGCATTGAAATATAAATCTGGTATTCCTAAAGGCGGACCATATTTTTATATGGGAATTTCGTACAAAGGTAAAGGTGATATCACAAAAGCTAAAGAGATGTTTACTC